A single Ignavibacteriales bacterium DNA region contains:
- the hydF gene encoding [FeFe] hydrogenase H-cluster maturation GTPase HydF produces the protein MQTIAQSERKVIVFAGLRNAGKSSVMNAVAGQEASIVSPFAGTTTDPVRKAMELASYGPVLLTDTAGLDDEGAVGNLRVSTAQRMLLQADLIVYIIDGSAGYQETDSANLKLIKQSNTPCIGILNKADLPFAPKSAAPFIEHQISYISYSSINGDKNGLVHFIGANLPAESSETLLGGMLHRGDIVIMVVPIDLGAPKGRLIKPQVYAIRESLDGDAIVIVCKDKELRSVISRLNEPPKLIITDSQAVMRVLPDVPKGTQLTTFSILSARFKGDLAVMVDGLKVIPELEDGDTILIAEACTHHEGADDIGRVKIPRWLANFTKKDLKFEFSRGNDFPDTVSQYKLIIHCGACMLTQKAMHNRLRITALTGTPLVNYGVLISYLQGAMPSVIEPFPEAILAWNELPEAAVY, from the coding sequence ATGCAGACTATTGCACAATCAGAAAGAAAAGTAATCGTATTTGCCGGACTCCGTAACGCGGGTAAATCATCCGTAATGAACGCTGTTGCCGGACAGGAAGCAAGCATTGTAAGCCCGTTTGCCGGCACCACTACCGATCCGGTAAGGAAAGCAATGGAACTTGCCTCCTACGGACCGGTTCTCCTTACAGATACCGCCGGTCTTGATGACGAGGGTGCCGTCGGGAATCTGAGAGTTTCAACGGCTCAACGGATGCTGCTTCAGGCGGATCTGATAGTATATATCATTGACGGCTCTGCAGGATATCAGGAAACTGATTCCGCTAACCTGAAACTGATAAAACAGAGTAATACTCCGTGCATTGGTATCCTTAATAAAGCCGATCTGCCCTTTGCGCCGAAAAGTGCAGCACCGTTTATTGAGCATCAGATCAGTTATATATCCTACAGCAGCATCAACGGTGACAAAAACGGACTGGTGCATTTTATCGGGGCAAATCTGCCGGCGGAATCTTCAGAAACGCTGCTCGGAGGTATGCTGCACCGGGGAGATATTGTAATCATGGTTGTGCCAATTGATCTCGGGGCTCCCAAAGGACGGCTTATTAAACCGCAGGTCTATGCAATCAGAGAATCCCTGGATGGCGATGCTATTGTAATTGTCTGTAAGGATAAAGAACTCCGTTCGGTTATCAGCCGCCTGAATGAGCCGCCAAAACTTATCATCACTGACTCCCAGGCAGTAATGCGTGTGCTTCCTGATGTACCCAAAGGAACGCAGCTTACAACATTTTCAATATTGAGCGCGCGCTTCAAGGGGGATTTAGCCGTCATGGTGGATGGATTAAAAGTAATTCCTGAACTGGAGGACGGTGATACAATACTGATAGCAGAGGCATGTACGCATCATGAAGGAGCTGATGATATCGGAAGAGTAAAAATTCCGCGATGGCTTGCCAATTTCACAAAAAAAGATCTGAAGTTTGAATTTTCCCGCGGTAACGATTTCCCCGATACTGTCAGCCAATACAAACTCATTATTCACTGCGGGGCATGTATGCTTACACAAAAGGCGATGCACAACCGGCTCCGCATAACTGCTCTGACCGGCACACCATTAGTGAATTACGGAGTGCTTATCTCTTATCTGCAGGGAGCAATGCCTTCGGTTATCGAACCTTTCCCCGAGGCAATACTTGCATGGAATGAACTTCCGGAAGCAGCTGTTTACTAA
- a CDS encoding aspartate ammonia-lyase (catalyzes the formation of fumarate from aspartate): MQNYSVLKYKDQLPGQQTRLAVSNFISSGEKIHPEMLKNYLLQKEASLRVNHRLGYLTDQGNNAITLALKELLYLFKSPDEHYRQLIYEIFPVDPLQGGAGTSLNQNMNEVIANLANFIIFESTETLGHIHPLDHVNMHQSTNDTFPSVFRASALVLFRRMQESFAGLQKSLQAKEAEFANVRKPGRTQLQDAAPVTLGMEFGAYAQAIGRDRWRFYNAEERLKSINLGGTMVGTGAGAPLKYRQLICIEFAAVTGLPLAKAEDTFEATQNLDGIIEAHGIIKTAACNLKKIANDLRLLSSGPEGGLAEIHLPERQAGSTIMPGKVNPVIPEHVIQIAECIKAHDLMISNLASEGNLELNQYYPAIAHYFLKSQEWLARAADLFAINCINEISADAEQCRDMLDRTCAEAVCFIREFGYDRVSIIVKKSRISGKSFKEIFLKETGISEAEYDKYISARG, translated from the coding sequence ATGCAAAACTACAGTGTCCTAAAATATAAAGACCAGCTCCCCGGTCAGCAGACCCGGTTAGCGGTAAGTAATTTTATCAGTTCAGGAGAAAAAATACATCCTGAAATGCTGAAGAATTATCTCCTGCAGAAAGAAGCATCGCTCAGGGTAAATCATCGTCTGGGATATCTCACCGATCAGGGAAACAATGCAATCACCCTGGCCCTAAAAGAGCTTCTCTATTTATTCAAATCCCCTGATGAACACTACCGGCAGCTTATTTACGAAATCTTTCCTGTTGATCCTTTGCAAGGGGGCGCAGGAACCTCACTCAACCAGAATATGAATGAGGTTATCGCTAATCTTGCCAATTTCATCATATTCGAGAGCACTGAGACACTTGGCCATATTCATCCCCTCGACCATGTGAATATGCATCAGTCAACCAATGATACTTTTCCGAGCGTATTCAGAGCATCGGCCCTGGTTCTTTTCAGACGGATGCAGGAGTCATTTGCCGGGCTGCAAAAGTCACTTCAGGCAAAAGAAGCGGAATTCGCGAATGTGAGAAAGCCCGGCAGAACACAGCTTCAGGATGCAGCACCGGTGACGCTTGGAATGGAATTCGGTGCTTATGCACAGGCAATTGGCCGGGACCGCTGGCGGTTTTATAACGCAGAGGAACGGCTTAAATCCATCAATCTGGGAGGTACCATGGTGGGCACCGGAGCCGGAGCGCCGCTTAAATACCGTCAGTTAATCTGCATTGAGTTTGCCGCAGTTACCGGGCTCCCTCTGGCAAAAGCTGAAGATACCTTTGAAGCCACCCAAAATCTGGACGGCATAATTGAAGCACATGGCATCATTAAAACCGCGGCGTGTAATCTGAAAAAAATTGCAAACGATCTACGGCTTCTTTCCTCCGGTCCTGAAGGAGGTTTAGCAGAAATTCACCTGCCGGAAAGACAGGCAGGGTCAACCATCATGCCAGGTAAAGTAAATCCGGTTATTCCGGAGCATGTCATACAAATAGCTGAGTGCATTAAAGCTCATGATCTGATGATATCAAATCTTGCATCAGAAGGTAACCTGGAGCTTAATCAGTATTATCCCGCAATAGCTCATTATTTCCTTAAATCACAGGAATGGCTTGCTCGTGCGGCTGATTTATTTGCCATCAATTGTATTAACGAAATAAGCGCTGATGCAGAACAATGCCGGGATATGCTCGACCGCACCTGTGCAGAGGCCGTCTGTTTTATCAGGGAGTTCGGCTATGACCGCGTGAGCATCATCGTAAAAAAAAGCCGTATCAGCGGCAAATCATTTAAAGAAATTTTTCTTAAAGAAACAGGAATTTCAGAAGCAGAATACGATAAGTATATATCTGCCCGAGGATAA
- the hydG gene encoding [FeFe] hydrogenase H-cluster radical SAM maturase HydG yields the protein MEFINERLINSLIGDSALHNPSLQSEILDKAKEAKGITLREAAALLNINSPELYDRLFSEAKEVKERIYGNRLVMFAPLYLTNACVNNCLYCAFRTGNKELVRRSLSLEEIRNEAEILVAQGHKRLLLVCGEHPKLASLDFVGKAIEQVYAVDQNGNNIRRVNINIAPLSLDEFKVLKSFGIGTYQIFQETYHYDTYMKMHLAGPKRDFAWRIYAPDRALMAGIDDVGIGALFGLTDYRFETLALLSHAFELDTKYGIGPHTISIPRLEPAINAPAALQPPHAVDDLSFKKLIAVIRLAVPYTGMILSTRERAELRRDLFTVGISQISAGSRTSPGSYKEHEDAEKEAHAEQFQLGDHRSLDEVVADICSLGYMPSFCTACYRSERTGDRFMELAKSGNIGKICVPNALATFKEYLNDYGTDESREQGLKMIEDTIEKSSRPLQNKVRRMIERIDNGEKDVYF from the coding sequence ATGGAATTCATCAATGAAAGACTTATTAATAGTCTCATAGGAGATTCTGCGCTTCATAATCCGTCACTCCAGTCTGAGATCTTAGATAAAGCAAAAGAGGCAAAGGGAATTACCCTTCGTGAAGCGGCCGCCCTTTTGAATATCAACTCACCGGAGCTTTACGACCGTCTCTTTTCTGAGGCAAAGGAAGTAAAAGAAAGGATTTATGGCAACCGTCTTGTTATGTTTGCCCCTCTCTATCTTACCAACGCATGCGTTAATAACTGCCTTTACTGTGCATTCAGAACCGGCAACAAAGAACTGGTGAGAAGGTCACTTTCACTGGAGGAAATCAGAAACGAAGCTGAAATTCTTGTCGCCCAGGGGCATAAACGGCTTCTGCTGGTCTGCGGCGAACATCCTAAACTTGCTTCACTGGATTTTGTCGGGAAGGCAATTGAACAGGTTTACGCGGTTGATCAGAACGGAAACAATATCCGCAGAGTGAATATCAATATCGCTCCTCTTTCTCTTGACGAATTTAAGGTGCTTAAAAGTTTTGGCATCGGTACCTATCAGATATTTCAGGAGACTTATCATTATGATACCTATATGAAGATGCACCTTGCCGGTCCCAAGCGCGATTTTGCGTGGCGTATATACGCACCGGACAGGGCACTGATGGCAGGTATTGATGATGTGGGCATCGGAGCATTATTCGGACTCACCGATTACCGTTTTGAAACGCTTGCACTGCTTTCCCATGCATTTGAACTTGACACCAAATACGGCATCGGCCCCCATACTATTTCCATTCCCCGGCTTGAACCGGCAATTAATGCACCTGCAGCACTGCAGCCCCCTCACGCGGTTGATGACCTTAGTTTTAAGAAACTAATAGCCGTAATCCGGCTTGCGGTTCCTTATACAGGTATGATACTTTCAACCAGGGAACGGGCTGAACTCAGAAGAGATCTTTTTACTGTTGGTATTTCGCAAATAAGCGCCGGCAGCAGAACTTCACCGGGCAGCTATAAAGAACATGAAGATGCTGAGAAAGAAGCTCATGCAGAACAGTTTCAGCTTGGTGACCACAGATCATTGGATGAGGTGGTGGCTGATATCTGCAGTCTCGGATATATGCCAAGTTTCTGTACTGCTTGCTACCGGAGTGAGCGTACTGGTGACCGCTTTATGGAACTTGCAAAGAGCGGTAATATCGGAAAAATCTGCGTCCCGAATGCACTTGCTACTTTCAAAGAATATCTGAATGACTATGGCACGGATGAAAGCCGTGAGCAGGGTCTTAAGATGATTGAGGATACCATTGAAAAATCTTCACGCCCGCTGCAGAATAAAGTCCGCCGCATGATTGAGCGGATTGATAACGGCGAAAAGGATGTGTATTTCTAA
- the hydE gene encoding [FeFe] hydrogenase H-cluster radical SAM maturase HydE, whose translation MKSSDYSSDDLRSWVDEDSPIPSEDLFETARNVRKQYCGDKIYLRGLIEISNHCSCSCLYCGLRKSNDHLTRYIMSPREIADAARLVAECGIKTVVMQSGESLLISAELIEDSILAIKELGDIAVTLSLGEREFTDYDRWLKAGADRYLLKHETANSHLYRKLHPGAFLEDRIEHLRYLKSSGFQTGTGNIIGIPGQSSDDIVDDILLCEELEADMISISPFMPSGNTPFAKVQPADADLTLRVIAAARIYLRDVHMPATTALGTLMPKGREAGLHAGANVVMPSFTPLKYKTEYLIYDNKICLNEEAKSCITCLDLTLAAAGYHISGERGDSPKLALR comes from the coding sequence ATGAAAAGCAGTGATTACAGCTCCGATGATCTGAGAAGCTGGGTTGATGAAGATTCACCAATACCTTCAGAAGATTTATTTGAAACCGCGCGTAACGTAAGAAAACAATACTGCGGAGATAAGATTTATCTGCGAGGGCTTATTGAGATATCAAATCACTGCTCATGCAGCTGCCTTTACTGCGGGCTCAGGAAATCGAATGATCATCTGACCAGATATATCATGAGCCCCCGGGAGATTGCGGATGCTGCCAGACTGGTTGCTGAATGCGGAATTAAAACAGTGGTTATGCAGTCCGGTGAAAGTCTCTTGATATCTGCTGAGCTGATTGAGGATTCAATTTTAGCTATTAAAGAACTCGGCGATATAGCAGTAACATTAAGTCTGGGAGAGAGAGAGTTTACCGATTATGACCGTTGGCTTAAAGCAGGTGCTGACCGCTACTTATTGAAGCATGAAACCGCAAACAGCCATCTTTACCGTAAACTGCATCCGGGTGCTTTTTTAGAAGACCGCATAGAACATCTTCGTTATCTTAAATCATCCGGCTTTCAGACTGGCACCGGAAATATTATTGGTATTCCGGGGCAAAGCTCTGATGATATAGTGGATGATATCCTTCTCTGTGAGGAACTGGAAGCAGATATGATATCCATTTCGCCCTTCATGCCATCCGGAAATACTCCATTCGCAAAAGTTCAGCCAGCGGATGCTGACCTGACTCTGCGGGTTATTGCAGCCGCAAGAATATATCTTCGCGATGTCCACATGCCAGCCACAACAGCACTCGGCACTCTGATGCCAAAGGGGAGAGAAGCCGGTCTTCATGCGGGAGCTAATGTGGTCATGCCATCGTTTACACCGCTGAAGTATAAAACCGAGTATCTTATCTATGACAACAAAATCTGCCTGAACGAAGAAGCAAAAAGCTGCATCACCTGTCTTGATCTTACTCTGGCCGCAGCCGGTTATCATATAAGCGGGGAGCGGGGGGATTCCCCCAAACTTGCTCTCCGGTAA
- a CDS encoding alpha/beta fold hydrolase: MVIHLRARYLYRQSEKYLRAFQRDWRTHQFVESATEFYVPEKKFEKGVLLIHGFSASPDEFRELKKALREAGIPYLSPRLTGFGLKTPVKLRDVEPEDWLNDALNAYRQLAAVCNKVDVVAHSMGSMIALLLTTVSDLQNVMITAPYLMPKKKHQKYVNILHRPVMYHIFRLFRPVVVKSLPEESGRRLVYHTVPVQAIAALWKLSAILSKSTLQISSLHVFFGSMDNTIEEEEARKFFSSKSLFPRYYTYKESGHNILEDRESEEVVKQIMGIIRG, encoded by the coding sequence GTGGTTATTCACCTGCGGGCGAGATATCTTTACCGGCAGTCTGAGAAATATCTGAGAGCATTCCAGCGGGACTGGCGTACGCATCAGTTTGTGGAGTCAGCAACTGAGTTTTACGTCCCTGAAAAAAAGTTTGAAAAAGGTGTGCTGCTAATTCATGGATTTAGTGCCTCCCCAGATGAGTTCCGCGAACTGAAAAAAGCTCTGAGAGAAGCAGGAATTCCCTATCTCTCCCCCCGGCTGACAGGATTCGGACTAAAAACCCCTGTAAAACTGAGGGATGTTGAACCGGAAGACTGGCTTAACGATGCGCTGAATGCATACCGTCAGCTTGCAGCAGTCTGTAATAAAGTTGATGTGGTTGCGCATTCGATGGGTTCCATGATAGCGCTCCTGCTAACCACAGTATCAGATTTACAAAACGTAATGATAACTGCGCCCTACCTGATGCCAAAGAAAAAACATCAGAAGTATGTAAATATTCTGCACCGGCCGGTGATGTATCATATCTTCAGGTTGTTCAGGCCGGTGGTAGTTAAGTCGCTGCCGGAAGAATCAGGAAGAAGGCTGGTCTATCATACCGTTCCTGTGCAGGCAATTGCCGCTTTATGGAAGCTTTCTGCGATCCTTTCTAAGAGCACACTCCAGATCAGTTCATTGCACGTCTTCTTTGGCAGTATGGATAATACCATTGAGGAGGAAGAAGCCAGGAAATTTTTTAGCTCTAAATCCCTTTTTCCCCGGTATTACACCTATAAGGAAAGCGGGCATAATATCCTTGAGGACAGGGAGTCAGAAGAAGTGGTAAAACAGATAATGGGTATTATCAGGGGGTGA
- a CDS encoding nucleotidyl transferase AbiEii/AbiGii toxin family protein, translating into MTGGTALGRFYLKHRFSEYLDFFANEDPEFKRHIEFIRKSLNSGFSLKSEVTVFTNDFCRFFITEGEISLKIEFVNDVSARVGIPVRYQFGLLDTPLNILSNKITAILGRDEPKDIFDLVSLSHNFSFTWEAVFQIAKSKALINEIDFSQRIRSFPVNLLASANWLMQPIQEEKFERYLKQIAGEVILGGENSLGSGKPPISLAK; encoded by the coding sequence TTGACTGGTGGCACGGCATTAGGCCGCTTTTATCTGAAGCACCGTTTCAGTGAATATCTTGATTTTTTTGCGAATGAAGATCCGGAATTTAAGAGGCATATTGAATTTATCAGAAAATCTCTGAACTCCGGTTTTAGTTTGAAGTCAGAGGTGACGGTTTTTACCAATGATTTTTGCAGGTTTTTTATTACTGAAGGGGAAATTTCCTTAAAAATCGAGTTTGTAAATGATGTTTCTGCTCGAGTGGGTATTCCTGTCAGGTATCAATTTGGATTACTTGATACCCCTCTTAATATCCTTTCTAATAAAATTACAGCAATTCTGGGCAGGGATGAACCGAAGGATATCTTCGACCTTGTTTCGTTGTCTCATAATTTTTCGTTTACCTGGGAGGCAGTATTTCAGATTGCAAAATCAAAGGCACTTATTAACGAGATTGATTTTTCTCAAAGAATCCGCTCATTTCCTGTGAATTTGCTCGCTTCTGCCAATTGGTTGATGCAGCCAATTCAGGAGGAAAAATTTGAGAGATATTTGAAACAAATTGCAGGGGAAGTTATTTTAGGGGGCGAAAATTCACTGGGATCAGGTAAACCACCGATTAGTCTGGCGAAATAG
- a CDS encoding TetR/AcrR family transcriptional regulator, which translates to MDEHLSRKEKERIFRRNEILTASAFHFSRKGFAKTTIDEISESAEFGKGTIYNYFSNKEEIYKSIVEEMLEGNLALLEDAAGKSADDLEQFLSNYTTALFKFCFSRQDSFKLLIKELARMDSETVQIDRSRLREIMEKMFTLLNTVFAKAVDEGKIQDFKPEELTMYFNHFIYPALSAQIHCPVQYGAQEEQPLRVLRIFLRGIYSNSNGAHS; encoded by the coding sequence ATGGATGAACATTTAAGCAGAAAAGAAAAAGAACGCATTTTCAGGAGAAATGAAATCCTGACAGCTTCAGCGTTTCACTTTTCCCGGAAGGGATTTGCCAAAACCACGATTGACGAGATTTCTGAGAGCGCGGAGTTTGGCAAGGGTACGATTTATAACTATTTCTCCAATAAGGAAGAGATTTATAAGTCCATAGTGGAAGAGATGCTGGAAGGAAATTTGGCACTTCTGGAAGATGCTGCCGGAAAATCTGCGGACGATCTGGAACAATTCCTTTCAAACTACACCACAGCACTTTTTAAATTCTGTTTTTCCCGTCAGGACAGTTTCAAACTGCTGATCAAGGAACTGGCACGAATGGACAGTGAGACTGTCCAGATAGACCGGAGCCGGCTGAGGGAAATTATGGAAAAAATGTTTACCCTGCTGAATACTGTTTTTGCCAAAGCAGTTGATGAGGGTAAAATTCAGGATTTCAAACCCGAAGAATTAACCATGTACTTTAATCACTTTATCTATCCGGCGCTCTCAGCTCAGATTCACTGCCCTGTGCAGTATGGGGCTCAGGAAGAGCAGCCGCTGCGGGTACTCAGGATTTTTCTTCGCGGTATATACAGCAATTCAAATGGAGCACACTCTTGA
- a CDS encoding TolC family protein, translated as MKTIIFAGLMIFSVSAQVLSPKDTLELSLARTIELAMKNNNDLRISKINSEIADEKVNEAWGSALYPDISGSVNYRKALKRGVFNIETPFFSGTFPVGTDHTMTASVNVEQTLFSGAAFIAIRIAKSYSEIAGKFYLSAKNELKVKVKEAYYSHLLAKEVVNLTKQNLTLAEDNLKNTQSLYRAGMISEYDLVRAGVQVQNMIPELQAAEHALSMSENFIKLLTGIPFEEAISIRDSLVFSDQKLEEFDGYFERVIKMNPYLNGLELDTRMKDDVVTARFAQHFPTLTATGGWQTEAQENNGRAFADWRYNASSFIGINLRVPIFKGFQTSAVVEQAKLDHQMAIETYEKTKKQLGNQLLDLLGTIEKDKQRISAYSATINQADLAYSIAQKRFSSGLSTQLEVLDAMVSLTRSKVNYLTALYDYYISNAKLEQLIAKD; from the coding sequence TTGAAAACAATCATTTTTGCAGGACTGATGATCTTTTCAGTCAGCGCTCAGGTACTTTCACCAAAGGATACCCTGGAACTTTCTCTGGCCAGGACAATTGAACTGGCCATGAAAAACAATAACGATCTTCGTATATCCAAAATCAATTCAGAAATCGCGGATGAAAAGGTGAACGAGGCCTGGGGAAGCGCTCTTTACCCGGATATCAGCGGTTCGGTTAACTACAGGAAAGCTCTGAAAAGGGGAGTCTTTAATATTGAGACACCATTCTTCAGCGGAACATTTCCTGTTGGCACTGACCACACGATGACCGCCAGCGTGAATGTGGAGCAGACGTTATTTTCCGGAGCGGCATTTATCGCAATCCGGATTGCAAAGTCATATTCTGAAATCGCCGGTAAATTTTATCTATCAGCCAAGAATGAACTGAAGGTAAAAGTTAAGGAAGCATATTATTCACACCTGCTTGCCAAAGAGGTTGTGAATCTTACCAAACAGAATCTCACACTCGCTGAAGACAATCTGAAGAATACTCAGTCACTTTACCGCGCGGGAATGATATCTGAATATGATCTCGTAAGAGCAGGCGTGCAGGTTCAGAACATGATTCCGGAACTGCAGGCAGCCGAGCATGCATTAAGCATGAGTGAGAATTTTATTAAGCTTCTCACAGGAATTCCATTTGAGGAAGCAATCAGCATCAGGGATTCATTGGTTTTCTCAGATCAGAAACTTGAAGAGTTTGACGGATATTTTGAAAGAGTAATCAAAATGAATCCATATCTGAACGGTCTGGAACTTGATACCCGTATGAAGGATGATGTGGTAACTGCCCGGTTTGCTCAGCACTTCCCGACTCTTACAGCAACAGGTGGATGGCAGACTGAAGCACAGGAAAATAACGGAAGGGCATTTGCTGACTGGAGATATAATGCATCTTCTTTTATTGGAATAAATCTTCGTGTCCCTATCTTCAAAGGATTTCAGACTTCTGCTGTTGTTGAGCAGGCAAAGCTTGATCATCAGATGGCAATTGAAACCTATGAAAAAACCAAGAAGCAGCTGGGTAATCAGCTTCTCGATCTTCTTGGTACCATTGAAAAAGATAAACAGAGAATCAGCGCCTATAGCGCTACAATCAATCAGGCGGACCTGGCATATTCCATCGCTCAGAAGAGATTCAGCAGCGGGTTAAGCACACAGCTTGAAGTTCTGGATGCAATGGTCTCCCTGACCCGTTCAAAGGTTAATTACCTCACCGCTTTGTATGATTATTACATCTCTAACGCAAAATTAGAACAACTCATAGCCAAAGATTAA
- a CDS encoding efflux RND transporter periplasmic adaptor subunit, translated as MKQSFKLYLLAFIAVSALLVTGCGDSKANPDEAKSNEKFALVKTARFAYQDYVDNITVLGVVKASKTANISAEEGGKIVRFSKTKGDFVQQGDIIAEIDNMLLKSNMDAAKAQYDLAEVNFVKLEKVYKENASSELSYLQAKYQRDAARAQYELIKARFEKTYVRAPFSGFIENKFSEIGEVVAPGQTLVVLVNSSEVKISVGVPENYVNRIKQGDRVKVRFKDLDNKEYTSRVSFVGRTINTANRTFNVEIELSNQGNLIKPELNAEVFIEQGTFVKTITVPENILLKTDAGYVAFVENNGRAEQRVVELLGRFDNKAAIKSGLTDTDNVIIVGYQSIVPGEKVKVMN; from the coding sequence ATGAAACAGTCATTTAAATTATATCTGCTTGCTTTTATAGCAGTATCAGCTCTCCTTGTTACAGGATGCGGAGACTCAAAAGCCAATCCGGATGAGGCAAAGTCAAACGAGAAATTCGCTCTGGTTAAAACCGCGCGGTTCGCTTATCAGGATTACGTTGATAATATTACAGTACTTGGCGTAGTGAAAGCGTCAAAAACAGCTAATATATCCGCCGAAGAAGGGGGCAAGATCGTCCGCTTCAGCAAAACAAAAGGAGACTTTGTTCAGCAGGGTGATATTATTGCCGAAATTGACAATATGCTCCTGAAGAGTAATATGGATGCAGCAAAAGCACAGTATGATCTCGCTGAGGTGAATTTTGTGAAACTTGAAAAAGTTTATAAGGAAAATGCAAGCAGTGAACTTTCATACTTACAGGCAAAATATCAGCGTGATGCTGCTAGGGCGCAATATGAACTGATTAAAGCGCGTTTTGAAAAAACCTATGTACGTGCTCCGTTTTCTGGATTTATCGAAAATAAATTCAGTGAAATCGGCGAAGTTGTTGCTCCTGGACAGACGCTTGTTGTACTTGTTAATTCCTCTGAAGTCAAAATTTCTGTCGGAGTGCCTGAAAACTACGTTAACAGAATTAAACAGGGCGACCGAGTTAAGGTCCGCTTTAAGGATCTTGACAACAAGGAATATACTTCGCGTGTCAGCTTTGTAGGCCGCACGATAAATACGGCAAACAGAACGTTTAATGTGGAAATTGAACTTTCCAATCAGGGTAATCTCATTAAACCGGAATTAAACGCTGAAGTATTCATAGAGCAGGGTACATTTGTTAAAACCATTACTGTTCCTGAAAATATTCTGCTGAAAACTGATGCAGGCTACGTTGCTTTTGTTGAAAATAATGGAAGAGCTGAACAGAGAGTTGTTGAACTGCTGGGCCGCTTTGACAACAAAGCTGCCATCAAAAGCGGACTGACTGATACAGATAATGTGATCATTGTCGGATATCAGAGCATTGTGCCGGGTGAAAAAGTAAAAGTAATGAACTGA